One genomic window of Leptospira saintgironsiae includes the following:
- a CDS encoding GAF domain-containing protein — protein MGLLDKVTRLIRSGNLESGTKSSSVAISGDEKPSLLKKSMAVRAKGLLEKAMDFGGRKEKASSVYEDPTNFEPATASTSSEDDFSFDSPSADFGDIDFGTDIPSDSFSGEDSDSEVSFPDSAFGGESFGEDSNSDFDLSSTDFGPSDEEESDFAIDPDLGLGLEDSDLGADFGELPEETSHKGLLSKAAEAKEEENFPSDLSKPDAIKDPFDDWVKDAENQASQEATRPFSKEQSDTENAQFLFDDDSDYSTLPIDLQIASRKKLENYLSAFEISKEISASKDFTNFFENLSFSIQGQIGAESIVIFSSTNGEYDVLRVVEAQGIGADPDWVLEVGDESYQAALKTPSVVYAKEILKHSPPKKEKEILEKTEAEMLIPIRSYDEFYGIIILSKTIEGEDYTIEDLEFLKIVGEMAGSVLRRIMDLEALHQENDRLNQVVKSNERILATARDLAGVRDMDEAYDYLVEVLKKELGLRRWSFLLLDRSTRKEYKVFGTNLLTPDTSGKFRLGLDSNLVGIVANVPGVFRIANFRKNPELLSQLSNDEIGLMHDFDILPFLNLNWLVGMLFIHETERPWTDTDRETAVGISEIASPVLSNLLMLEERDAVFRDPFSPVESRIDEAILRASKIGTPFSLTVFKVQNATRMVRIKGAGFFAHYCEELRSSIQENLGETDYCYRVGQGKYVVVLDGKDREETQIVVRKIRNRIVELDRKNKDFQTSTANQTLCYPADTREKERMLELIEES, from the coding sequence ATGGGTCTATTAGACAAGGTCACTCGTCTTATTCGTTCCGGTAATTTGGAATCCGGAACTAAATCATCTTCGGTTGCAATTTCCGGAGATGAAAAACCTTCTCTTTTGAAAAAATCCATGGCAGTACGAGCCAAAGGTCTTTTAGAAAAGGCGATGGATTTCGGAGGAAGAAAAGAGAAGGCAAGTTCTGTTTACGAAGACCCTACTAACTTTGAACCTGCAACTGCTTCTACTTCCTCTGAAGATGATTTTAGTTTTGATTCTCCTTCTGCAGATTTCGGAGATATAGATTTTGGCACCGACATTCCGAGTGATTCATTCAGTGGGGAAGATTCGGATTCAGAAGTTTCTTTTCCAGATTCCGCATTCGGCGGAGAAAGTTTTGGAGAAGATTCAAACAGCGATTTTGATCTATCTTCAACAGACTTCGGTCCTTCAGATGAAGAAGAGTCCGATTTTGCAATCGACCCTGATCTTGGATTGGGACTAGAAGATTCTGATCTGGGTGCAGACTTTGGAGAACTTCCTGAGGAAACTTCTCACAAAGGTCTATTATCTAAAGCGGCAGAAGCAAAAGAAGAAGAGAATTTCCCTTCTGATCTTTCTAAACCGGATGCGATTAAAGATCCGTTTGATGATTGGGTCAAGGACGCGGAAAACCAAGCAAGCCAAGAAGCAACTCGTCCTTTTAGTAAAGAGCAAAGTGATACAGAAAATGCTCAGTTTTTATTTGATGATGATTCTGATTATTCTACATTGCCTATCGATTTGCAAATCGCTTCTCGTAAAAAATTAGAGAACTACCTATCCGCATTTGAAATTTCTAAAGAGATTTCCGCTTCCAAAGATTTTACCAACTTCTTCGAAAACCTAAGCTTTTCTATCCAAGGCCAGATTGGCGCTGAATCTATTGTAATTTTCTCTTCTACAAATGGAGAGTATGATGTGCTCAGAGTTGTAGAAGCCCAAGGAATTGGGGCGGACCCTGATTGGGTTTTAGAAGTAGGCGATGAAAGTTACCAAGCTGCATTAAAAACTCCTTCTGTAGTCTATGCGAAAGAGATCTTAAAACATTCCCCTCCTAAAAAAGAAAAAGAGATCCTGGAAAAAACAGAAGCTGAGATGCTTATCCCTATTCGTAGTTACGATGAATTTTATGGAATTATTATATTAAGTAAAACTATAGAGGGTGAAGACTACACGATCGAGGACTTGGAGTTCTTGAAGATTGTAGGAGAAATGGCTGGATCCGTATTAAGAAGGATCATGGACCTCGAGGCACTTCACCAAGAGAATGATCGCTTAAACCAAGTTGTCAAAAGTAACGAGAGAATACTCGCAACTGCAAGAGATCTGGCCGGAGTCCGTGACATGGACGAGGCTTACGACTATCTTGTAGAAGTCTTAAAAAAAGAACTCGGACTAAGACGTTGGAGTTTCTTACTTTTGGATAGAAGCACCAGAAAAGAATACAAAGTATTCGGAACAAACTTACTCACACCTGATACTTCTGGAAAGTTCAGATTGGGGTTGGATTCCAACTTAGTCGGAATCGTTGCTAATGTTCCTGGGGTATTCAGAATTGCAAATTTCAGAAAAAATCCGGAACTTCTATCTCAGTTATCAAATGATGAGATCGGACTTATGCACGATTTCGATATTCTTCCTTTCTTGAATCTGAACTGGCTTGTGGGAATGTTATTCATTCACGAAACTGAAAGGCCTTGGACGGATACAGATCGCGAAACTGCAGTTGGAATTTCGGAGATCGCTTCTCCAGTACTTTCAAATTTACTAATGCTGGAAGAAAGAGATGCAGTTTTCAGAGACCCATTCAGTCCTGTAGAATCAAGAATAGACGAAGCAATTTTAAGAGCTTCCAAGATAGGAACACCTTTCAGTCTTACTGTTTTTAAAGTCCAAAACGCAACCAGAATGGTTCGTATCAAGGGTGCTGGATTTTTCGCTCATTACTGCGAAGAGTTGCGGTCATCGATCCAGGAAAATCTGGGGGAAACAGATTACTGCTAT